The following coding sequences are from one Anguilla rostrata isolate EN2019 chromosome 16, ASM1855537v3, whole genome shotgun sequence window:
- the olfml1 gene encoding olfactomedin-like protein 3A translates to MYTWRSLSALFLLIQGMSHAQRMTQEIVMMQYLEGRISQLEDRLIKCDERVQSYEQKLYDFSKELRGKLDGLRGFQNEVKGQVEGVLSRVGRVERELEDLETERLNQPCVDIEDTLLEQQVKEEQRKQEEQLNLGRDCDTVLTGVKSLKIVKREGDAQGSWMKDPTNGSAKIYFFSGARNSTLLEFSSMKAFVGGNGSQAARRVLLPFPWQGTGHAVYKGFLYYHRAGTPNEVLKVSIRHGTVSDRALLQGAGRLPAYSLSPHTYLDLAVDELGLWAVHADPDLGGNLVLTKLDEGTLGAEHSWDTPCRSVDAEAAFLACGTLHVVYNSRYGGRSGVQCRYDVRDSVHTGDKPLYFPKSYAAHSSMRYHPRDGLLYSWDEGYQTVYRLETKRRNQVPSV, encoded by the exons ATGTATACTTGGCGGTCGCTCTCGGCACTGTTCCTGTTAATCCAGGGCATGAGCCACGCACAGAGGATGACACAAGAGATTGTTATGATGCAGTACTTAGAAGGGAGAATTAGCCAACTTGAG GACCGTCTGATCAAGTGTGACGAGCGCGTGCAGAGCTACGAGCAGAAGCTGTACGACTTCTCCAAGGAGCTGCGGGGCAAGCTGGACGGCCTGCGCGGCTTCCAGAACGAGGTGAAGGGGCAGGTGGAGGGCGTGCTGTCGCGGGTCGGGCGGGTGGAGCGGGagctggaggacctggagaCCGAGCGGCTGAACCAGCCCTGCGTGGACATCGAGGACACActgctggagcagcaggtgaaggaggagcagaggaagcaggaggagcagctcaACTTGGGGAGAG ACTGCGACACGGTGCTGACGGGCGTGAAGTCCCTGAAGATCGTCAAGAGGGAGGGCGACGCCCAGGGGTCCTGGATGAAGGACCCCACCAACGGCTCGGCCAAGATATACTTCTTCAGCGGGGCGAGGAACAGCACCCTGCTGGAGTTCTCCTCCATGAAGGCCTTCGTCGGGGGCAACGGCTCCCAGGCGGCGCGAAGAGTCCTCCTGCCCTTTCCCTGGCAGGGCACCGGCCACGCCGTCTACAAGGGCTTCCTGTACTACCACCGGGCCGGCACGCCCAACGAGGTCCTGAAGGTGAGTATCCGGCACGGGACGGTGAGCGACCGCGCCCTGctccagggggcggggcggctgcCCGCCTACTCGCTGTCCCCGCACACCTACCTGGACCTGGCCGTGGACGAGCTGGGCCTGTGGGCCGTCCACGCCGACCCGGACCTGGGCGGCAACCTGGTGCTGACCAAGCTGGACGAGGGGACCCTGGGGGCGGAGCACTCCTGGGACACGCCCTGCCGGAGCGTCGACGCCGAGGCGGCCTTCCTGGCGTGCGGGACGCTCCACGTGGTCTACAACTCGCGCTACGGCGGGCGCTCGGGCGTGCAGTGCCGCTACGACGTCCGCGACAGCGTCCACACCGGGGACAAGCCGCTCTACTTCCCCAAGAGCTACGCCGCCCACTCCAGCATGCGCTACCATCCCCGAGACGGGCTGCTCTACTCCTGGGACGAGGGCTACCAGACCGTCTACAGGCTGGAGACCAAGAGGAGGAACCAGGTCCCTTCGGTTTGA